The Salvia miltiorrhiza cultivar Shanhuang (shh) chromosome 2, IMPLAD_Smil_shh, whole genome shotgun sequence DNA window atCTCTATAAATTGAGCTCCACCTCTATTGTACccctcattctctctctctccctctttctctctctaacacatatatgatatatatgagACTCTCTCATGACTAAGATGGACAAAAGGCCATGCAACTCACATGAGCCTGAAGTGAGGAAAGGGCCATGGACTATGGAAGAGGATCTCATTCTTATAAACTACATTGCTAATCATGGTGAAGGTGTTTGGAATTCACTAGCTCGATCCGCCGGTACGTTTATCATttattcttctttcttcttttttttttttattgaggcGACCATGAAGATTCTCCGCAATCAGATGGTTTTATTTACAGGTAAAAGTTAATGATCATACTTACGTGTAAGAGTTCACGAATTTCACTGGGACAAACCctaattaatactaattatgAGTGACAATCTTGCCCATTTTCTTTAACTCTATGTCCTTTCTTCTGTAATGAAATTTTTTATAATGGAACAAAAATGAAATGTGATTTTAGGGTTAAAGCGCACCGGAAAAAGCTGCCGCCTACGGTGGCTGAATTACCTCCGGCCGGATGTGAGGAGGGGCAATATCACGGCGGAGGAACACCTTTTGATTATAGAGCTGCATGCTAAATGGGGTAACAGGTAATACTCCATCATGTTTGGTCATTACATTAATCATATTAGAAAACCAAATTGTCAAAAACTATAAAGTGATCGATGCAAAtgtagaaaagaaaaattaagGGGAATATAATGAAAAGGGGAAATCACAATGGCTATCTAGCATGCATAATGTTGAAATGGACAGCTACcatacattttttttgtttttttggctTATTAAAGGCCTCGTCCTTAGATACTTCAATTATGATTCGATgaaatatgtaaaataaatctaatttcAGACCTTTCTTTAGGCTGTAgaagataaatatattactcAAAGCTAGTCTCCAGATTTCTCACCCTAAGAGAAATATATCCAAAATTAAACCATCAAATTAAATGGGGCTAGGGATTTATTGATTTTTCATAAATTCTGTGTTTATAATTAACTCCtcaaaataatgttattttataaattacaatgCTATACAAGTTTTGTACATTAATGTGCTTAAACACATTAGGTTGATACAGTTATTAAAACAATTAGAATGATATGCATGACTAATTTAAGTATTCGACTTTTAAGTTTCTCCATGCACGTGAAACTAATTTTAgcgaaatatatagtatatcatTTCACatacaatttaaaatttatagtaACTACAACAATTAATTCTTTACAATTGCAACATATTGATTACTTTTCTAATAAAACAAATCAAATGTGCCCAACAAATTAAAATCAGCCAAAACAATGCACGTCTTTTATTTGTGATGAACCTACGAACACCATTATTACGGATATGTTAATTATCATtcaaaaaaacaataataaaaaatagtgttatatttataatatttggtTCTATGTGGCAGGTGGTCAAAAATTGCAAAGCATTTGCCTGGACGAACTGACAACGAGATAAAGAATTATTGGAGAACTCGGATTCAAAAACACATAAAACAATCTGAAAATTTTACTACTTTACCTCTAAATAATATGGATCAATCTACCTTCACAAACCAGGCTCTCTCCGG harbors:
- the LOC131008741 gene encoding MYB-like transcription factor EOBII — its product is MTKMDKRPCNSHEPEVRKGPWTMEEDLILINYIANHGEGVWNSLARSAGLKRTGKSCRLRWLNYLRPDVRRGNITAEEHLLIIELHAKWGNRWSKIAKHLPGRTDNEIKNYWRTRIQKHIKQSENFTTLPLNNMDQSTFTNQALSGCVPADYAISQSYTPNPATSSFQGSMQNFQGSNFPTQSNDHNIWSMEDFWSMQLLHGD